In Prosthecochloris marina, a single window of DNA contains:
- a CDS encoding septal ring lytic transglycosylase RlpA family protein: protein MVKLHLRLLLWVTLVSTLNACSVVKTTAKAAYSVGKFAVETVVSPFTHDEIESIDGLSPEEAIRQGRVKNAPYVVYGKTYVPMSVEESRNYKEKGIASWYGEETRKKDGGKITANGEKFDPDKLSAAHKYLPLPINVRVTNLETKRSIIVRVNDRGPFAHERIIDLSAGAAKKLGFYEKGTAMVSVEVVSLTADTGT, encoded by the coding sequence GTGGTAAAATTGCATCTACGCCTGCTTCTATGGGTAACGCTTGTATCCACGCTGAACGCATGTTCAGTTGTAAAAACCACGGCAAAAGCCGCCTATTCGGTTGGAAAATTCGCGGTTGAGACCGTGGTGTCCCCTTTTACCCATGATGAAATCGAATCGATCGACGGGCTTTCCCCGGAAGAAGCGATCAGGCAGGGACGTGTGAAAAACGCCCCCTATGTGGTCTATGGTAAAACCTATGTCCCGATGAGTGTCGAGGAATCGAGAAATTACAAGGAAAAAGGAATAGCATCATGGTATGGTGAAGAAACCCGAAAAAAAGATGGCGGCAAAATCACCGCCAATGGAGAAAAGTTCGACCCCGACAAATTGAGCGCTGCCCATAAATACCTGCCGCTGCCTATCAACGTCCGCGTCACCAATCTCGAAACAAAACGGTCAATCATCGTAAGGGTTAATGATCGTGGACCTTTCGCACACGAGCGGATAATCGACCTGAGCGCTGGCGCAGCCAAAAAGCTCGGTTTTTATGAAAAAGGCACTGCCATGGTCTCGGTCGAAGTTGTTTCCTTGACTGCTGATACCGGGACCTGA